The Vicia villosa cultivar HV-30 ecotype Madison, WI linkage group LG1, Vvil1.0, whole genome shotgun sequence genome includes a region encoding these proteins:
- the LOC131593980 gene encoding uncharacterized protein LOC131593980, translated as MYIEEIVRLNGIPSSFVSDSDSRFMSRDISDHSPIRLNCGVIDWGPKPFRFNNAVLEHEGFKDFINEEWAKLVVDGRGDFILFEKPKRLKERLKSWNREVFGWIDLNVSNEVETINDMDKLLVDNFGSDMESVVEARRKASNNLWKCLNVNESMLRFKSRQFWLNDDDKNTLFFHNSLKDRRRKNAISVLEGADHFESFFHEENKFRVVPEGIDLNILNNED; from the exons ATGTATATTGAAGAGATTGTAAGGTTGAATGGTATACCGTCGAGTTTCGTATCGGATAGCGATTCAAGATTTATGTCAAG AGATATTTCGGATCATTCTCCTATTCGGCTAAATTGCGGTGTCATTGATTGGGGTCCAAAACCTTTCCGTTTCAACAATGCCGTGTTGGAACACGAAGGCTTCAAGGACTTCATTAATGAGGAATGGGCGAAGCTAGTGGTCGACGGGAGGGGTGACTTCATATTGTTTGAAAAACCTAAAAGGTTGAAGGAAAGGCTTAAAAGTTGGAATCGAGAGGTTTTTGGTTGGATCGATCTAAACGTTAGTAATGAGGTGGAGACTATAAATGATATGGATAAGTTGTTGGTGGATAATTTTGGAAGTGATATGGAATCCGTGGTTGAAGCTAGAAGGAAGGCGTCCAATAATCTTTGGAAGtgtttaaatgtgaatgagagTATGCTTAGGTTTAAATCAAGACAATTCTGGTTAAATGACGACGACAAGAACACTCTTTTTTTTCACAATTCATTAAAGGATAGAAGAAGGAAGAATGCTATATCGGTGTTGGAAGGTGCGGATCATTTTGAAAGTTTTTTCCatgaagaaaataagtttagAGTTGTACCGGAGGGGATTGATCTTAATATCTTAAATAATGAGGACTGA